The following coding sequences are from one Lolium rigidum isolate FL_2022 chromosome 6, APGP_CSIRO_Lrig_0.1, whole genome shotgun sequence window:
- the LOC124662895 gene encoding EID1-like F-box protein 3 — MSEGWTRNTRQFRGESSGGGGGGIGSASYRDGGSGGIGSPRYGGVNTGILDEQVLSLVFRSINFDPQALCTAASVSRRLRAVAERVLWRELCISRAPRMVAALTASAATGLGPPPGRIGGGWPALAKMLSFCCGASAGTPVPVPGHITKVSRFSKTSGRSFLPRRCRGDLLYVSDPCEHAVAGAAGDDLGAYRGVFRWFMRSRTRACLLGRQAALDPRVRCPYCGARVWNMVVARLVPRGAARRMGSDEGRLEYYVCVSGHVHGTCWLAHLTSSDGDHHAHAGSDDDAAARSSLPRVLVGVDHQRIERLTLIGYGTLFTVLSCR, encoded by the exons ATGAGCGAAGGGTGGACGCGCAACACGCGCCAGTTCCGCGGCGagtccagcggcggcggcggcggcggcattggCAGCGCGAGCTACCGggatggcggcagcggcggcattGGGTCCCCGCGCTACGGCGGCGTGAACACGGGGATCCTGGACGAGCAGGTGCTCTCGCTCGTCTTCCGCTCCATCAACTTCGACCCACAGGCGCTCTGCACGGCGGCCAGCgtcagccgccgcctccgcgccgtcgcggagcgCGTGCTCTGGCGCGAGCTCTGCATCTCGCGGGCGCCGCGGATGGTGGCGGCGCTCACGGCGTCCGCCGCGACCGGCCTCGGCCCGCCCCCGGGCCGCAtcggcggcggctggccggcgCTCGCGAAGATGCTCTCCTTCTGCTGCGGCGCGTCGGCGGGAACACCCGTCCCCGTTCCGGGCCACATCACCAAGGTCTCGCGCTTCTCCAAGACCTCCGGCCGCAGCTTCCtgccgcgccggtgccggggcGACCTGCTGTACGTGTCCGACCCGTGCGAGCACGCGGTGGCGGGCGCCGCGGGCGACGACCTCGGCGCCTACCGCGGCGTCTTCCGCTGGTTCATGCGCTCCCGGACGCGGGCCTGCCTGCTGGGCCGCCAGGCGGCGCTCGACCCGCGCGTGCGCTGCCCCTACTGCGGCGCGCGCGTCTGGAACATGGTCGTCGCCAGGCTCGTGccccgcggcgcggcgcggcggatGGGATCCGACGAGGGGCGGCTCGAGTACTACGTCTGCGTCAGCGGACACGTCCACGGCACCTGCTGGCTCGCGCACCTCACCTCCAGCGACGGCGACCACCACGCCCAcgccggctccgacgacgacgc TGCAGCGCGGAGCTCGCTACCTAGAGTGCTCGTCGGTGTAGATCATCAGAGGATAGAACGGCTGACGCTGATTGGATATGGCACGCTCTTCACTGTTCTATCTTGTCGCTGA